The sequence below is a genomic window from Wyeomyia smithii strain HCP4-BCI-WySm-NY-G18 chromosome 1, ASM2978416v1, whole genome shotgun sequence.
TGGCATCCCAACGCTTTCGCAGCTCCAAGTGCTTCTGCATCGAGATTTTTTGTCCTTCCTCTTCTTCATTGTTGGTTATGTTGACCACTTTCCTTTTCTTGTTTCTGACTAACTTGACTTCATCGCTTTCTTCGTCTCCTCGTTCTTCTTCTTTTCTTTCTTCAAGTTGCTGCTTTTTATCCTTTTTATTTCCTGTTCCAGTTTTCCTTTGTACTGCTCGTGGTACCTTGTTCACTACTGACTGCTCTAGCTTGTCCTTCACCGCTTGAGCGTAGCTTTCGTACACTGATGGAAATTCGTCCTCAGTACTCAGCAAGCTGAAGCTGTTTTGGACTTTCATTGTAGCTTTTTCGCGTGCTTCTTGGTATTTAAGGTTCCTGAATGCCAttagtttttttatgttttcctgCTTCTCCCGTTCGGGACAGTTGGTATCTGACGACCTATGTTCACCCTTACAGTGTACACACATAGATTTTCTGCTGCATTGATCATGCTCCTCTTTTGTGTCATGATTGCCCCCGCAATTCAGACAACGTTTCTTGCCCTTGCAACTTTTTGCTATATGCCCGTAACGCAGGCACTCATAACACATAACGACTCTCGCTGCATACGGGACTACTTTCATGTTGATAGAAAAAATTCTGACGTACTGCGGTAGTTTATTACTACGAAAAACGACTCCGATTTTCATAATTGGAAATTTTTTACCATCTTTTGCTGTTCGCATCATACGGAAAGCCTCTTCCACTTCTAGGTTCGTCTCCATTTCGTTGATCACTTCTTCGATATCCATGTTCAACGGAATGTCCGAAATTACTCCCTTCAGTGTCACGAAGCTTCTCGGGATGAATGCCACTAATCTTTTCAGTTTTGAATTTTGACATTTGAGCAGTCGGTTTGCTTCCTGCCACTCAGACATGTATACCAGTACTCTGGTACGGCCAACTTTCTTGATGTCCAGAAAATATTGGGCGAAATCATTTTGTTTCAGCACTGCTCCGATCGATATTTTGTTGATGCCCAGCTTCTCGTTGTCTTCAACCATTTTTTCCAACATGACCTTGAAAGGTCCACTGTCGCTTTGTTTGTAAACGTACTCTACATTCTTCGTTTGCGAATTTATCTGCGtggcaaacttttttttctgcgttCCGCCATTTTGTGTTTCCATCGGTACCCCCTGTGGGGCACCGTTAACCACACTCATTTTCGctcactatttcagctgatttcGTGTCTTTTCGCCAATCTAATGAAATTTTTTCTACAGTAAACTATTTTCCTTCTTTTGTACTCTTCACAAAGGTATTTCCGTAACTTTCCACTccaaaagaacaattttttaatgtcCTCGCAATATTTAGACCACGCTCGTTAACAACTCAACGGACGATGGATGATTTTCTTGCTTCCATCAAGCTAGGTAACAAGAACCGTTCTAGGTGCAAAGAACCGATTCAGAAAACTAAAAACCGCTTCAGCCGTCATGCCAACACACAATTTCACCCACCGTAGATAAAAATAGAGCTAACGACATCTACCGGCCACTGGAAAAGTAGCAAATGCTAGATCCACAAACAGAcgtcacttgtacactagcgccgcttGGTAATCTTATTGCAAAAATATAATTTCTGACGtaaaactacgtctctcaggaagttcggctacataggaataaaaaaaatttaaaaccaaaaaaagttttaaataataaatcagttagttttcgttgctcccaaatgcagaaaattatagttttattattcgaactattgtttcattggaaattgtcaagccttgtaaaaacgcaaatttcgatCTCTGATTGCTTTTCCAAGCACAGTCGGCAGAATTATAGCATTGCCGTAGCTACTCCGTCTtgcgtggtttaaaagttatacaTTCAGCTTAAATATACAGCAGCTAATCTGAAAAGTATGAATGGTTAATGAATTCGCTGCATTTATACAAAATAGGAAAACTGCGCAAAAGGCAATGCAATCGCGGGGGGAGGGGGGTCCCTAACCCATAAGGTAGCTACAGGCCTGAACTATAGACCAAGTAATCCAGAAAGAATTATTTGGTCTATATAGGAGAATGTTGAAAAGCAAATTTCGGTCGATCTGGTTGATCGTTATGATTGCTTTCTATTTCTGGATATACGAACTGAACATGTCGTTCCACCTGCGACTTAATCCATCGGTTCGCTTGTGTGATATCCTGTTGATCAAGCTATTTACGACGCAACTCCTGCTGCGCTTCCTGCTCTGCTCTGAACTTACGCTGATGCTCACGAGTTTTCAGCACCTCGCTGAATTTTGCTGCACTTTCTAGCACCCTGGGTCTTTCCTTATCCTTTTGGATCATTTCTTCAGCTTTTTGAATAAGCTCTTTACGTTTTACTTCGTCGACGATTTTTTGCTCGCGATAGTGTTTTTCGTCTGAAAACGTGTTCAAAAAAATGTGTCGATAAAATTCAGCATGGTTATGCTTTGGTTTGTCACGCAGTATATTTAAAAGAACATCATCAAGACACTTACCCTCCTCGACCTTTTCACGCTGTTTGCGAAGCCTCTCGGATTCTTTTGTGAATGCGAATGTCAACTTTTATCGAGCTTCGTCAAACAATCGAAGCTGTTGGCATGACAACAGCGGTCGCCTGCTGCAGTTGTGCTATTATAATACAACTtgtgcattttaaatttgttgcaGAAATCGACGGCGGTCACAAAATGATATTAAACAAATCGAACATTTATTGTAATGAAGTTAGATAAtaaataaggcgtcgtacacaaattacgtaacgcatgaaggggggaggggggttgagtctgcgttacttattgttacatagaggggagggggggggtagttgagaccgttacgtaactgtgatgtttgctcaaaattgcaaattgttctatatactcaaccccatcacTATATGCAATTTTAGGCTTGGCtattggggatgagccgagttatggaacttttccgTTACATACATCCTACCGGTAGACATACTTGGaatagttatttaaaaaaagttatatgaaaagtagAAAAACCCATAAATGggactatgtccaaattgttctatatactgaaCATCATCACTATGTGCAATTTTAGCCTTGGCtattggggatgagccgagttatggaacttttcagttaCATACATTCTACCGGTACATATACTTGGaatagttatttaaaaaaagttatatgaaaagtggaaaaaccCATAAATGggactatgtccaaattgttctatatactgaaCACCATCACTATGTGCAATTTTAGCCTTGGCtattggggatgagccgagttatggaacttttcaatgCATACATCCTACCGGTACATATACTTGGaatagttatttaaaaaaagttatatgaaaagagGAAAAACCCATAAATGggactatgtccaaattgttctatatactgaaCACCATCACTATGTGCAATTTTAGCCTTGGCtattggggatgagccgagttatggaactatTCAATTGCATACATCCTACCGGTACATATACTTGGaatagttatttaaaaaaaagttatatgaaaagtggaaaaaccCATAAATGggactatgtccaaattgttctatatactcaaccccatcacTATGTGCAATTTTAGGCTTGGCCATTgaggatgagccgagttatggaacttttcagtttcATATATCGTACCGATACATATACTTGGAATAGTTattcaaaaaaagttatatgaaataTTCGTTGATTTCATTTACTACTTTGACTTGCACGTCGGGATTTAAATTTCGTAGCATGTCGTATGTCAGCCGGTCGGTTCCCGGGGCTAAGTGACCCTTCTTCGACCTGATTATATCTCTCCATGATTCCACAGTAAGTAATTGTCGATCTGTTTTCGGGGCTTGTTCCTCCCTTACTATAGCCTCATTTTGAGAAGCTCCAAAGTTTTCAAAAGGAACTCTTCTGCTTTGTCCTTTGAGGTCGTCACTATattattctttgttttattttctttgcTGTATCTTAGCCGCCGTACTAAACTTTTGTGTTTCTCGGATCAATGTCCTTTGTTATAGCACATATAACAACTCCTTTGTTATAGCACATATAGCCGTAATTAGCTTTTGTGTTTCTCGGATCGATGTCCTTTGTTATAGCACATAACTTTTCCTTCATAAGGGTCTTCTTTTTCCTGAGAAAATGTGCATTTGCTCTTTTCATGGCTATCAAATTTTCCTCATTCGATAGTCGGTTGAATGTCTTTCTACATTCTACTTTTTTTTGTGGAGTTCGGTTAGCTCTTCGTTCCAGTAGTATTTTGGGACTAGGGTGGTCGTACCACTATTTCTTTTAATAGAAGATTGCACTATTTTCTCCAGGTCTCCTAACGAGTCGAAGTCCTCCGGGGTGATACGGCTGATATCCTCGTTTATCTTGTTTCGGTTGTAGAATGGACGTTCTTTTTTTCGGTCCAAGCCACGAATCGCGGCTTCAATAAGTAGGTGTCCAGATCCCCCTAATGAGTGATCGTAGATATTCCAGCTGATATCATTAAAGAGGCTAGTCGAACATAGTGTAAGGTCTATTGCGCTAGGTGTACTGACTAACACTGCTGGCCGAAAGGTTTTAGATCCATCGTTTAGTATTAGTAAGTCAGATTCGCTGATTGCTTCGTAAATGATTTTGCCTCTACTATTTGTGTTTTCGCATCCCCAAAGGGTATTGTGGGAGTTGAAATCTCCACCAATTATTATTCGTTTGAAATTCGTAGTTTCAGAAATCAAAGTTTCAATTCCAGTTTTGAACTCTGTTATTTTAATTCTCGGATTGATGTACACCGAGACTATcgttaaatcatttttttggaATGGTTATTCCTACTACTTCGAACAAAACGTTTGAGCTAAGGTTAAGCTGTGTGTAGCTATACACGTCGCGGAGGTATATGCCGACACCTCCACCTGGGTTTGGTCtaggtttttaaattttatggtaGTTGGATATATTTAGATATTCTGTATTGATATCATCAGCCCATATTTCCGACAATATCGCAACATCAATTTTTCGTTCATGTAGTTCGTGGGTTaattctgttttattctttcgtAAGCTTTGGACATTATTTTGTAGTAATTTAAAACAATCCATGATTAGGTTAGAAATGTTTGATCAATACTTTCTGCATTGAAACCAAGCGATTGTCCCAGGCAGTTGAGAATATCTAGCAGCGTTTGATGGTTTCCCCCGTCTTTCGCGGAGATAGCCAAGTACAGTTTGTTATAAGACTCGTTAATTTTACTTTTCAGTTCTTCACGTTGTACTGCCAGTTCTTTCATCTTGGCATCCCAACGCTTTCGCAGCTCCAAGTGCTTCTGCATCGAGATTTTTTGTCCTTCCTCTTCTTCATTGTTGGTTATGTTGACCACTTTCCTTTTCTTGTTTCTGACTAACTTGACTTTATCGCTTTCTTCGTCTCCTCGTTCTTCTTCTTTTCCTTCTTCAAGTTGCTGCTTTTTATCCTTCTTATTTCCTGTTCCAGTTTTCCTTTGTACTACTCGTGGTACCTTGTTCACTACTGACTACTCTGGCTTGTCCTTCACCGCTTGAGCGTAGCTTTCGTACACTGATGGAAATTCGTCCTCAGTACTCAGCAAGCTGAAGCTGTTTTGGACTTTCATTGTAGCTTTTTCGCGTGCTTCTTGGTATTTAAGGTTCCTGAATGCCATtggtttttttatgttttcctgCTTCTCCCGTTCGGGACAGTTGGTATCTGACGATCTATGTTCACACTTACAGTGTACACACATAGATTTTCTGCTGCATTGATCATGCTCCTCTTTTGTGTCATGATTGCCCCCGCAATTCAGACAACGTTTCTTGCCCTTGCAACTTTTTGCTATATGCCCGTAACGCAGGCACTCATAACACATAATGACTCTCGCTGCATACGGGACTACTTTCATGTTGATAGAAAAAATTCTGACGTACTGCGGTAGTTTATTACTACGAAAAACGACTCCGATTTTCATAATTGGAAATTTTTTACCATCTTTTGCTGTTCGCATCATACGGAAAGCCTCTTCCACTTCTAGGTTCGTCTCCATTTCGTTGATCACTTCTTCGACATTCATGTCCAACGGAATGTCCGAAATTACTCCCTTCACTGTCACGAAGCTTCTCGGAATGAATGCCACTAATCTTTTCAGTTTTAAATTTTGACATTTGAGCAGTCGGTTTGCTTCGTGCCACTCAGACATGTTTACCAGTACTCTGGTACGGCCAACTTTCTTGATGTCCAGAAAATATTGGGCGAAATCATTTTGTTTCAGCACTGCTCCGATCGATATTTTGTTGATGCCCAGCTTCTCGTTGTCTTCAACCATTTTTTCCAACATGACCTTGAAAGGTCCACTGTCGCTTTGTTTGTAAACGTACTCTACATTCTTCGTTTGCGAATTTATCTGCGtggcaaacttttttttctgcgttCCGCCATTTTGTGTTTCCATCGGTACCCCCGGTGGGGCACCGTTAACCACACTCATTTTCGctcactatttcagctgatttcGTGTCTTTTCGCCAATCTAATGAAATTTTTTCTACAGTAAACTATTTTCCTTCTTCTGTACTCTTCACAAAGGTATTTCCGTAATTTTCCACTccaaaagaacaattttttaatgtcCTCGCAATATTTAGACCACGCTCGTTAACAACTCAACGGACGATGGATGATTTTCTTGCTTCCATCAAGCTAGGTAACAAGAACCGTTCTAGGTGCAAAGAACCGATTCAGAAAACTAAAAACCGCTTCAGCCGTCATGCCAACACACAATTTCACCCACCGTAGATAAAAATAGAGCTAACGACATCTACCGGCCACTGGAAAAGTAGCAAATGCTAGATCCACAAACAGAcgtcacttgtacactagcgccgcttggtaatcttattgctaaaatatattttctggcgtaaaactacgtctctcaggatgttcggctacataggaataaaaaaaatttaaaaccaaaaaaagttttaaataataaatcagttagttttcgttgctcccaaatgcagaaaattatagttttattattcgaactattgtttcattggaaattgtcaagccttgtaaaaacacaaatttcgatctctgattgctttcccaagcacagtcggcaGAATTATAGCATTGCCGTAGCTACTCCGTCTtgcgtggtttaaaagttatacaTTCAGCTCAAATATACAGCAGCTAATCTGAAAAGTATGAATGGTTAATGAATTCGCTGCATTTATACGAAATAGGAAAACTGCGCAAAAGGCAATGCAATCGCGGGGGGAGGGGGTCCCTAACCCATAAGGTAGCTACAGGCCTGAACTATAGACCAAGTAATCCAGAAAGAATTATTTGGTCTATATGAGAGAATGTTGAGAAGAAAATTTCGGTTGATCTGTTTGATcgttatgattgctttcccgagcacggtcgacagaattatagaccaaaTAATTCAGGAAGAGttatttggtctatataagagaATGTTGAAAAGCAAATTTCGGTCGATCTGGTTGATcgttatgattgctttcccaagcacggtcgacagaattatagaccaagTAATTCAGGAAGAGttatttggtctatataagagaATGTTGAAAAGCAAATTTCGGTCGATCCTGGTTGATcgttatgattgctttcccaagcacggtcgacagaattatagaccaagTAATTCAGGAAGAGTTATTTGGTCTATAGCAAATTTCGGTCGATCTGGTTGATcgttatgattgctttcccaagcacggtcgacagaattatagaccaagTAATTCAGGAAGAGTTATTTGGTCTATATGAGAGTATGTTGAAAAGCAAATTTCGGTCGATCTGGTTGATCGTTATGATTGCTTTCTATTTCTGGATATACGAACTGAACATGTCGTTCCACCTGCGACTTAATCCATCGGTTCGCTTGTGTGATATCCTGTTGATCAAGCTGTTTACGACGCAACTCCTGCTGCGCTTCCTGCTCTGCTCTGAACTTACGCTGATGCTCACGAGTTTTCAGCACCTCGCTGAATTTTGCTGCACTTTCTAGCACCCTGGGTCCTTCCTTATCCTTTTGGATCACTTCTTCAGCTTTTTGAATAAGCTCTTTACGTTTTACTTCGTCGACGATTTTTTGCTCGCGATAGTGTTTTTCGTCTGAAAACGTGTTCAAAAAAATGTGTCGATAAAATTCAGCATGGTTATGCTTTGGTTTGTCACGCAGTATATTTAAAAGAACATCATCAAGACACTTACCCTCCTCGACCTTTTCACACTGTTTGCGAAGCCTCTCGGATTCTTTTGTGAATGCGAATGTCAACTTTTATCGAGCTTCGTCAAACAATCGAAGCTGTTGGCATGACAACAGCGGTCGCCTGCTGCAGTTGTGCTATTATAATACAACTtgtgcattttaaatttgttgcaGAAATCGACGGCGGTCACTAAATGATATTAAACAAATCGAACATTTATTGAAATGAAGTTAGATAAtaaataaggcgtcgtacacaaattacgtaacgcatgaaggggggaggggggttgagtctgcgttgcttattgttacatagaggggagggggggggggtagttgagaccgttacgtaactgtgatgtttgttcaaaattgcaaattgttctatatactcaaccccatcacTATGTGCAATTTTAGGCTTGGCtattggggatgagccgagctatggaacttttcagtttcATATATCATACCGGTACATATACTTGGaatagttatttaaaaaaagtcatatgaaaagtggaaaaaccCATGAATGGGACTGTGTCCAACTTGTTCtatatactcaaccccatcacTATGTGCAATTTTAGGCTTGGCCATTGGGGATGAGCcaagttatggaacttttcagtttcATATATAGTACCGGTACATATACTTGGAATagttattttaaaaaagttatatgaaaagtggaaaaaccCATAAATGGGACTATTTCCAACTTGTTCTATATACTCAACACCATCACTATGTGCAATTTTAACCTTTGCtattggggatgagccgagttaggGAACTTTTCAGTTTCATATATCGTACCGGTATATACATGGaatagttatttaaaaaaagttatatgaaaagtggaaaaaccCATAAATGggactatgtccaacttgttctatatactcaaccccatcacTATGTGCAATTTTAGGCTTGGCCattggggatgagcc
It includes:
- the LOC129724647 gene encoding uncharacterized protein LOC129724647, which codes for MSVVNGAPPGVPMETQNGGTQKKKFATQINSQTKNVEYVYKQSDSGPFKVMLEKMVEDNEKLGINKISIGAVLKQNDFAQYFLDIKKVGRTRVLVNMSEWHEANRLLKCQNLKLKRLVAFIPRSFVTVKGVISDIPLDMNVEEVINEMETNLEVEEAFRMMRTAKDGKKFPIMKIGVVFRSNKLPQYVRIFSINMKVVPYAARVIMCYECLRYGHIAKSCKGKKRCLNCGGNHDTKEEHDQCSRKSMCVHCKCEHRSSDTNCPEREKQENIKKPMAFRNLKYQEAREKATMKVQNSFSLLSTEDEFPSVYESYAQAVKDKPE